A single window of Vigna unguiculata cultivar IT97K-499-35 chromosome 1, ASM411807v1, whole genome shotgun sequence DNA harbors:
- the LOC114186808 gene encoding probable L-cysteine desulfhydrase, chloroplastic, with protein sequence MSSATDNHIHESNHHNGSHIAKKPKLFSSVITASEIESEFGHHDTAVARINNGSFGCCPASIIDAQHRWQLRYLRQPDHFYFNDLKTGILQSRTLIKDLVNADHVDEISIVDNATTAAAIVLQHTAWNFREGRFQKGDVVLMLHYAYGAVKKSMEAYVTRAGGNVVEVSLPFPVNSNDEIVSEFRKALERGKSNGNRVRLAVIDHVTSMPCVVIPVKELIQICREEGVDQVFVDAAHSIGCTDVDMKEIGADFYTSNLHKWFFCPPSIAFLYTRRNPKGSGSDLHHPVVSHEYGNGLAVESAWIGTRDYSAQLVVPAAVEFVNRFEGGIEGIKKRNHEAVVEMGEMLAKAWGTRLGSPPHMCASMVMVGLPACLGIGSDSDALELRTHLRDVFGVEVPLYYRPPREGEVGVITGYARISHQVYNKVDDYYKFRDAVNQLVQNGFTCAHLSG encoded by the coding sequence ATGTCTTCCGCCACCGATAACCATATCCACGAAAGCAACCACCACAACGGTTCTCACATAGCCAAAAAGCCCAAACTCTTCTCATCCGTTATAACTGCCTCGGAAATCGAATCCGAATTCGGCCACCACGACACCGCCGTCGCGCGCATCAATAACGGCAGCTTCGGCTGCTGCCCCGCCTCCATCATCGACGCGCAGCACCGCTGGCAGCTCCGGTACCTACGCCAGCCCGACCACTTCTACTTCAATGACCTCAAAACCGGCATCCTCCAATCGCGAACCCTAATCAAGGACCTCGTCAACGCCGACCACGTCGATGAGATCTCCATTGTCGACAACGCCACCACCGCTGCCGCCATCGTCCTCCAGCACACCGCATGGAACTTCCGCGAAGGAAGATTCCAGAAAGGTGATGTCGTCCTCATGCTTCACTACGCTTACGGTGCCGTCAAGAAATCCATGGAAGCGTACGTCACTCGCGCCGGAGGCAATGTTGTCGAGGTTTCCCTCCCTTTCCCTGTTAACTCCAACGACGAGATCGTTTCCGAGTTTCGGAAGGCCTTGGAGAGAGGAAAAAGTAACGGAAATAGGGTTAGATTAGCGGTGATTGATCACGTGACTTCCATGCCGTGTGTGGTTATTCCTGTCAAGGAATTGATTCAGATTTGCAGGGAGGAAGGGGTGGACCAGGTTTTTGTTGACGCTGCTCATTCCATTGGATGCACTGATGTTGACATGAAGGAAATTGGTGCTGATTTTTACACTAGCAATTTGCATAAGTGGTTCTTTTGTCCACCTTCAATTGCGTTTTTGTATACTCGTAGGAACCCTAAGGGTTCTGGTTCGGATTTGCATCACCCTGTGGTGTCTCATGAGTATGGCAATGGCTTGGCTGTGGAGAGTGCTTGGATTGGGACCAGGGATTATAGTGCACAGTTGGTTGTTCCTGCTGCGGTGGAGTTTGTTAACCGGTTTGAAGGGGGTATTGAGGGGATCAAGAAGAGGAATCACGAGGCTGTTGTGGAGATGGGGGAGATGTTGGCAAAGGCATGGGGTACTCGGCTCGGGAGTCCGCCGCATATGTGTGCTAGCATGGTTATGGTTGGTTTGCCTGCTTGTTTGGGGATTGGAAGTGATTCTGATGCTCTCGAGTTGAGAACACATTTGAGGGACGTTTTTGGGGTTGAGGTCCCGTTATATTACCGGCCCCCAAGAGAGGGGGAAGTTGGGGTGATTACTGGATATGCCAGAATTTCCCATCAAGTGTATAACAAAGTTGATGACTATTACAAGTTTAGGGATGCGGTTAACCAACTTGTGCAAAATGGGTTCACGTGTGCTCATCTTTCGGGTTGA